GGGAAATTTCAGATATCTCTGTGGAAATTTAGATGACACCAGTTatggaaactgcagaaaactTAGACAAAATTATTCTGCATTATTTATAAAAACCTATATGGTTTGTGAGATAACCTTTTATTCCATGACGGCATTGctgaaacaaaatgaataatttcttaGCTAGAATACAAgtcaaaataattacttttataCAGCTTTGGAAAGACTGTGTGTGAATCATCTTTGTATCTGTTGAAATGTGCTTTTATCTCTGGTGCTTATGCTTCCATTGTGCTACAATTTAATGCTTCATTTGTGGGTAGCAGCCTCATCTAGACGATTATAGAGTGTGACAAATAATTCTGTCATAGTGCTGGTTCTCAGGGTGGTGGATGAGCTATCTAGTTCCTGTAAGGAGCAGTGGCATCTGTAAGTGCAAGGACTGGAAATTCCAGTGTCTGTGGAGCAACATGAGCCTCGTGAATTCTGTGACTGATTAGAGGATGTGTTTGCTGTCCATGGCTCTTGTGTCACAGCATGTGACAGTACAGTTCATTCTTCCCTTTCTAGTGAAGAAAGGGGCAAAAACAGTCAAAATGTAGAGCATTGGATGAGATGGGATGGATGGAAGAATTTGAGTGGCTATGAAACACTAATTTCCATTAAAGTAGatattttaaagagatttttagcTTTGGAGAGCTGCcagtttcctttctctttttaaatattcatgaagCACATGGATATAATACAATGACAGTGTGGCCATCTAGATTAAtaatttctcctctcttcctcaGCCTGGCACTTTACACTTTaaattctgcagctcttcagagaaataaaaccagctgtATTTGCAACCAGATCAGTGAAAGGGGAAGACTTTTTTCTGTCAGCttgttaatgaaataaaaactacttGGTAGAAGCAAAGCCATTGACCAGCTGTTTCATCAGGGCACCAGTTGTGCATTACCTTCTAATTTCTGAACCAGAATTActaaagaagcagagaagaatGGAATTGCCGAGTTGTTCTTAActttcccccttctctcctTGGGTGTGCCAgtttgtcagcagcagcagaagtgcaCTCTGTTCACCAGCTAGCACCCACATTAGCTGGAGGTGTTCAGTCTTTCAGGGTGTAGTGTAGCATAATTAGCTTGAAGTTCTGCAGGCTGGATTATGTAATTTTCAAAGTAAAGTCCTGAATCCTGTCTTTTTGACATTAACAGCAAACAAAGATAACCTGCCTGAATTAACAGTGACTCAGAAAAACAAGCTGAAACACTTGACGATCGTAAGCCTGGCTTCCCGAATGAAGGTAAAGTGTGTGGGGTGTGACAGCTCTTGtctcttggttttgtttcagaaaacagcATCCATTCCAGAGCAATGCAGTTGTGTCAGACTGCATGTGTACTCACAAAAGAAATCCCGTACTGGGGAAGTACCTGTAGGGTACAGTGTTCTCTCCTGGTACATTTGGGATATTAATTTAGTGGACTTTGGTGGGTGAAGTGTCGGGGTGCCTGAACTGATGTGCAGATTGGTCAGGAAGGTCTGGGAAACTGTATGGCTTTTTCACTGCTGGAGATGAAGAATCATTCTTAAAAACACTGACTTTTTGTtctacagaaaatgaagcaacaCTCTTGATTTCTTCTACAATgcatttaccttttttcttctagaatGTGCTATACCAAAGCTTCAGGAATTACCAAAGTTGTGTCAGAATATTTCATAGCCTGGCAGGCATTTGTTCTGCCATGATCAGTCACTGCTGCACCTGCAGATCAAAGTGTAGGATACAATAAACATTTGAGTCTCGACCTTCTGAGACTTAGCCATTCATTTTGGCTCCAGGACTGTTAACTTACTCTTGGTCTTGCTGTTTTTAGTGCATTCCCTATTCTGTGTTGCTGAAGGACCTGGATATGAGGaatctgagggagctggaagaTCTCATTATTGAAGCGGTTTACACAGACATTATCCAAGGGAAGCTGGATCAACGAAACCAGGTGTTAGAGGTGGATTTTTGTATCGGCAGAGACATTCAGAGGAAGGACATCAGTAACATTGTCAAAACACTCCAGGAATGGTGAGGCAATCTCTCCGCCCTCCTTGTTCCTTGTACATAGCTTGTCCTGTTATTCCCCCCAGAGTTTCAAGTGCTGGCTCAATTTCACCATGTTCCATTAATCAGGAGTCTTATACTATAAGTAGGCACTTGGAGGAGGAGTCTGTTGGGCAAGTTTTCCAAGATCCCATCTGGGATTCAATTTGTATTATGTATCAAGCCAAACTGTACCACACTGTGAGCTTCTGCTCTCACTGTAACTTTTGCAGTGGTAGAACCACAGTGAGAAGTCAAGGACTTTGCAGAAAGGGGTGCCAAACTGAACTCATGGTTCTGTGGGGGGAGTTGTTTCCCTTTGTGCTGCAACCCTTGATAATGAAGACAGAGCTGTTacttttcagccttttccaCTCTGTTGAGAATTGTGTGGACAAATTCTAGAGAATCACAGCCCTTTGGATGGGATGTCTCCTCAAGTTTGAAGTTTCAGGGAACTTTGTCTTCCTCTTTATTCCTGCAAATGTAGCCTTTCTGCAGCTATAGTGGTGCTGTGGTATTATCTCTTTGTACCTTTGCCAGGAAGCTGTTTCTcaccttttcccttctgtttctcttcccttcccacctAAAGAAATTCCCCCATAGACTGTGGAGCCCATGGCAGGTCCTGAGCTGACTGGGAATTGCTTCCTAGTTGCTGTGGTAACGAGTGCATGAAAAGTAATTAAACTGCTGGGCAAATATGCTGTCCTGTAGTGGGGGCAggttttttgcttctctgctcCAACTCCCTCAGTCCCATCAGGGTGGGAGGGCTCTGGCAGCTTCCAGGACTTTGTAGCATTGTTTGGAAGGTAACAGTGAACCCGCTGCCAATTCCCTTTTTGTCTTCTCCAGTTCTGATTCCGTGCTGAGTGCTCTTGTTGTTGGACACTTAACAGGCAGGAGGATTATCTCAatattacttttcttctttaattttaaaattttacatttgaaTACTGTGTTGCATCCTGTTTAAGCTGTCATTCTGACTGAGAAGGAAGATGAAAGTGCATTGAACCTGCTCTTACTCTTTGATGTTAAGAGTAACACAGACTCCCTAGAGAATGCTGAGAAATGCATCAAGTACACAGCAAAGCTTTTTCTTGCCAGCCTTTTGCAACTCTAAGCAGGAAGTATAAATTTAATAATCTCTTAAACTTTTAGATGAGTGTGACTTTTCAGATTGCCTGATTGAGCTGCTCCAGAGAGAACTTGTAAACATCATTTGTATCTTGCAGGTGTGATGGCTGTGAAGCAGTTCTTTTAGGAATTGAGCAGCAAGTACTTAGAGCCAACCAGTACAAAGAGAACCACCACCGAACTCAGCAGCAGGTAGAGATGGAGGTGGGTACAGAGTCATCTCAGGCCTTTGTGCTGTTGGATAAATGTTTGTTTGCTGAAGGAAATAATCTGGTAATGCCTGGTCGATGGTCACAGCTCTCAGAAGGTGGCTAGCAATCATGCAAATCAGGTGTGGGgtagaaagaaaacacatctgcTTGTGAGTGCTAGTAAGACCACAAATATCAATCATCCAGGAGAATGGAACTTTCCTTggtaatttttcataaatttagGCTAGGAGACTGCACTAATTCTGGTTTCCTGTATTGATTCATTAGTAAAACGGCTTTTACCACAGATCTTCATTGCAACTCTGTTCCCTTCGTACAAGGCAGGCAGGAAGTCAGAACCACTTTTTGTTAAACCTGGAAATGTAGTTAAAAATCTCTGGAGTCTCAATTGCTTTTGCAAAAAGTGCCCGCGGCAGCTCCCCCGAGTCGGGCGGGGCCCTGGCGCGCTCCCGCCGTTAGGTGGCAGCACGAGCCCGCGCTCCAGCCCGGCCCTGCGCCCGAACCTCGGCTCCGGCCGCTGGGAAGGTGGGGATGGGCCTCCCGAGACACTGCGTCAGGGGTTATCATCCCTGCAGGTTTATGTTTGCGTCTGCTTGGTGGCTTGATCGACATCCACAGCATATTTGTTTTGCCAGATGCTTTTGGCTTGCAGTGGTACACATTACTCCCAAATCTTGGGGCTTTTTGAAGGTTTGCTCACAGTTTTTGTGGTGAACCCTACAGAGTTCCAGGGGACAGAGGATGATGCTTAGTGCTGTATCTCTCCTTTTCAGCCAGAGTAGCAGAAACATTACTGCTGCTTCTCACAAAACCAATTTCTGTTCCTACTTTTTAGCAAATACCTATGTCTCAGGTAGTCAGCTAGGCCAAatggcattttctctttttgagtCGTGTCCTgagaataaatttttctttcactgtctcCTTTCCCCTTCATGCTTTGGGGCAACAGAATGGTAGGATGGCTCCCTTTTGCACCAAGGCAGTAGTAGGTCTCTCCAGCCAGCCAGATGGGTGGTACAATATTGTACCATTGtctcttgggaaaaaaagtaatccCTAATTATTCCAGACTGGAAATACTATCAGCTCTGTCTGTAAATGAGGATGAAACATTACCTTATTAAACTCCAGTGCAGAGTGTGTTACTGCTGGGAGAGTCTCTTTTATAATCTGCACTCTTATACTCCAGGGGTTTTTCAATATGTTTATGAACAGAGTGTCTGTgatgaggagaggaagaagcaggTGCTGATTCACTGTCTCTTCTTGGCCAGGTCacaaacataaagaaaacattaaaagctACAGCCTCGTCGTCGGCACAGGAGATGGAACAGCAGCTGGTAGAGCGAGAGTGCCCTCCACACACAGAACAAAGGCAGCCCACAAAGAAGATGTCCAAAGTCAAAGGGCTGGTCTCCAGCCGTCACTAGAACGTACCATCTAAATGTCAGCTGGTTAGGAGTGACAACAGGAGGAGCAAAACGGGCCTGCGTCTCCTTTTTCAGTGGGTTCTGGGCCAGTCCCTTCCCGGCTGGCAAGTAAAAGCCCTGTTTGAACAGCTCCCAATTAGCAGCACCTGGCTAAGTTACACTGTGCAGCTCCTATGAGTTTTCAGGGTGTCCCTGTTCTAGTCCTGTCAAGAGGGACTTTTAAAGAAAGGGACTAACCAAAAGGGgcatgaaaaaaccaaaatatctgTTGACTGTTTTGCTCCCTCCCAGCTAGTTCATTGCTGCTTAACCTTGAGGAAGCTGCTGTACTAAATCATCATGGGAGAACTTCTATAGCAAGCATCTGAATCCCAGGGTTGAAGTGTGGCTaccaaagccaggctgggagcgAGGAAGCCATCAACACAGATCTTTTCATTCCCAAAGGGAGCGCAGGAAGGTTTTCTAGGTCAGGAACTGCTTTACATGGAAGTCTTCAGCCTTTCCGCTACCCCTGTCTATTTTAAACTGGGGTGAAATTCACACTACCTCTCTCTGTGAAGATGAGTTCCAGTGCTGGGCTGTTTACTTAACTGTGTTTACTGCCCTTACTAAGCCCTTTAATCTCTCACAGATTTAAAGCACTGTTCTGCATCTCTGAGGCATCAGTACAATACGGAGGAAGAAGGCTGCTCTTCCACACAGACCTCGCAGGTGGTTAGGGGCATGCTAGAAACTATTCCTCCTGAATGTGATGTGACCTCCCAGAGCTGCTTGTGAGTTGTTTCCCCCATGAATACCTTTAAAGGGTAATGCATTCGCTCTTCCTTGGATGCTGGCGACGGTGGGAGAGGAGCCTGTTTGGCATTGAGGCAGGCTGGTGGCCCAGGACCCACTGGCAGGGGTCGCAGCAGCATCCCCTTGCTGAAGCAATGGACTTGACTAgtctttctgaattttgaacactttcaggttgtattttcctcctttttttttttttttttttttttgtacattgTTGTGATTCTAAAGCATTTCAGCCTTTGTTTcatgggttattttttttttatttgttacaAACTTACTTCAGGTGATTTGCACCTAGTTTGGCagggtgtggggtttttttttaagggggaAGCATTGGAACAGCAATTcataaaaaaagcacattttagaaaaaaaattaaaaatgctgatttaatCTCAGAGTCTGGAGTCTTGACTTCGAGGCTGTTTTAGGCTTGTTGTCCAATGGCACTTGTTCACTTGTGCATTTATTTGATTCTTGGTGTAAGTTGACTGAAGATCTGACTCATCTTTTTGATGCATCTGGGAGACAGGGAAGCCTCTTCATGTTTTGTCAGTAGTTCATCTTTGTCCAGATTTGTGTAGAAGGATCCATGGCAAAGCTGGTAGCTGAGCCCCGTATCGTGAGCCTAAACAGCTTTGATGCCTGGTTGTAGAAAGTCTGTAGTTGTGCTCCTAGGCCAGTCATCTCCTTCCTTTGCGTCTAGCAGAGTGCTGCTTTGTACTTTGGCCCCTGCATTTCACTTCTCTAAAGAGAAGCTCTTTccctgagcaggcaggggagCTCTTTAGGCAGAGGACTGTGACAGTACTCCAGTCCTGCAGCCAGCTGTCACCTGCATTTGCTTGTGCAACGCACGTGCCTTCCTCTTACTGCTACCAGGACTCTTTGCCATCTGCATGTTTGCAGTCCTCAGTCACAGGACTTGCTC
The Parus major isolate Abel chromosome 9, Parus_major1.1, whole genome shotgun sequence DNA segment above includes these coding regions:
- the COPS7B gene encoding COP9 signalosome complex subunit 7b isoform X1; translated protein: MAGEQKPSCNLLEQFILLAKGTSGSALTALINQVLEAPGVYVFGELLELTNVKELAEGSNAAYFQLLNLFAYGTYRDYVANKDNLPELTVTQKNKLKHLTIVSLASRMKCIPYSVLLKDLDMRNLRELEDLIIEAVYTDIIQGKLDQRNQVLEVDFCIGRDIQRKDISNIVKTLQEWCDGCEAVLLGIEQQVLRANQYKENHHRTQQQVEMEVTNIKKTLKATASSSAQEMEQQLVERECPPHTEQRQPTKKMSKVKGLVSSRH
- the COPS7B gene encoding COP9 signalosome complex subunit 7b isoform X2, which gives rise to MAGEQKPSCNLLEQFILLAKGTSGSALTALINQVLEAPGVYVFGELLELTNVKELAEGSNAAYFQLLNLFAYGTYRDYVANKDNLPELTVTQKNKLKHLTIVSLASRMKCIPYSVLLKDLDMRNLRELEDLIIEAVYTDIIQGKLDQRNQVLEVDFCIGRDIQRKDISNIVKTLQEWCDGCEAVLLGIEQQVLRANQYKENHHRTQQQVEMESF